A single genomic interval of Adhaeribacter pallidiroseus harbors:
- a CDS encoding formylglycine-generating enzyme family protein: protein MNFNKSYSPLKAGFIFCLVLSITGCQKKSANEAQEPEKAIAPKPSVNLNQVADTAKTKMVWIKGGTFQMGSDEPEFPDAKPVHAVTVDGIWMDEHEVTYGQYAEFVKATNYKTVAERALNPADYPGVPADKLVPGSAVFSTPAQKVSLDNPLQWWQYIPGANWLQPQGPDAHTDTKNLKKLPVVQVSYEDALAYARWAGKRLPTEAEWEYAARGGKEKQKYYWGSELKPGNKWVANIYQGNFPDKNTGEDGFLGVAPIKSFPANAYGLYDMEGNVWEWCSDFYRPDYYRQSPAKNPPGPADSYDPEEPNVVKRVQRGGSFLCSDQYCIRYKAGSRGKGEVTSSSDNLGFRCVRDKVN from the coding sequence ATGAATTTTAATAAATCTTATTCCCCGCTAAAAGCTGGTTTTATCTTTTGCTTGGTACTTTCTATCACAGGCTGTCAGAAAAAATCGGCGAACGAAGCACAAGAACCGGAGAAAGCAATAGCTCCAAAACCAAGCGTTAATTTAAACCAAGTAGCCGATACCGCTAAAACCAAAATGGTATGGATAAAGGGCGGTACTTTTCAAATGGGTTCGGATGAGCCGGAGTTTCCGGATGCTAAGCCCGTGCACGCCGTAACCGTAGACGGAATTTGGATGGATGAGCACGAAGTTACCTACGGACAGTACGCCGAATTTGTAAAAGCCACTAACTACAAAACGGTGGCCGAAAGAGCTTTAAATCCGGCCGATTACCCGGGAGTACCTGCGGATAAACTAGTTCCTGGTTCAGCGGTATTTTCCACCCCCGCGCAAAAAGTTTCTCTGGATAATCCGTTGCAGTGGTGGCAGTATATACCGGGAGCCAATTGGCTTCAGCCCCAAGGCCCTGATGCGCATACGGACACGAAAAATTTAAAAAAATTGCCAGTGGTGCAGGTTTCTTACGAAGATGCGCTGGCTTACGCGCGTTGGGCCGGCAAACGTTTACCCACCGAAGCCGAATGGGAATATGCGGCCCGGGGCGGTAAAGAAAAACAGAAATATTATTGGGGCAGCGAGTTAAAACCGGGTAATAAATGGGTAGCCAATATTTACCAGGGTAACTTTCCGGATAAAAATACCGGCGAGGATGGCTTTTTGGGAGTAGCTCCCATAAAATCATTCCCGGCAAATGCTTACGGTTTGTACGATATGGAAGGCAACGTGTGGGAGTGGTGCAGCGATTTTTATCGGCCGGATTATTACCGCCAGAGCCCCGCTAAAAACCCGCCAGGCCCCGCCGATAGTTACGACCCCGAGGAGCCCAACGTTGTAAAACGGGTACAACGCGGCGGCTCTTTCCTGTGCAGCGACCAATACTGCATCCGGTACAAAGCCGGCAGCCGCGGCAAAGGCGAAGTAACCAGTAGCTCTGATAATTTGGGTTTTCGGTGTGTGCGGGATAAAGTAAATTAA
- a CDS encoding sulfatase-like hydrolase/transferase: MLFLPIFQLLLSFFTSPLTPTSAAAAKPNIVVILANDLGYDDLGSYGAKDLRTPNMDALVKNGMRFTNFYANSSVCSPTRAALLSGKYPDLVGVPGVIRTHADDSWGYLNPKAVLLPQILKNAGYQTALVGKWPLGLTAPNLPNQKGFDYFHGFTGDMMDDYNTHLRWNNNYMRRNDQEINPTGHATDLSNRTKLI; encoded by the coding sequence ATGCTGTTCCTGCCCATATTTCAGTTGCTATTATCCTTTTTTACCTCTCCGCTTACACCAACAAGCGCAGCTGCGGCAAAGCCCAACATTGTGGTAATTCTGGCCAATGATTTAGGCTACGACGATTTAGGTAGTTACGGCGCGAAAGACCTGCGCACACCCAACATGGATGCGCTGGTAAAAAACGGCATGCGGTTTACGAATTTTTACGCCAATTCTTCGGTGTGTTCGCCTACCCGGGCCGCGCTGCTTTCCGGTAAATACCCGGATTTGGTGGGAGTACCCGGCGTCATCCGCACGCATGCCGATGATTCCTGGGGCTATTTAAATCCGAAGGCGGTGCTGCTGCCGCAAATTTTAAAAAATGCGGGTTATCAAACGGCTTTAGTGGGCAAATGGCCTTTAGGTTTAACGGCTCCTAATCTTCCCAACCAAAAAGGCTTCGACTATTTTCACGGCTTCACCGGCGATATGATGGATGATTACAACACGCATTTACGCTGGAATAACAATTACATGCGCCGGAACGATCAGGAGATAAACCCAACCGGCCACGCCACCGATTTAAGTAACAGGACAAAATTAATTTGA
- a CDS encoding DinB family protein, which produces MEQTIVKNQTGTFISAANLLEHWQGHRRLTRRVIEAFPEKEFFEYSVAGMRPFANMVQELLAIAAPGLRQITGGETEQLNEHQEHQNSKAYLLALWDKATAEINQLWVQIPEEKFEETILAFGQYEGTIWSTILYFIDNEIHHRAQGFVYLRTLGIEPPYFWQR; this is translated from the coding sequence ATGGAGCAAACAATCGTAAAAAACCAGACAGGAACCTTTATTAGCGCCGCCAACCTATTGGAACATTGGCAAGGACACCGGCGGCTAACTCGCCGGGTAATAGAAGCCTTTCCGGAAAAAGAGTTTTTTGAGTATTCAGTAGCTGGCATGCGCCCGTTTGCCAATATGGTGCAGGAATTACTAGCCATTGCGGCACCTGGGCTGCGGCAGATTACCGGCGGAGAAACAGAACAATTAAACGAACACCAGGAGCATCAAAATAGCAAAGCGTATTTACTGGCTTTATGGGACAAGGCTACCGCAGAAATAAACCAGCTTTGGGTACAGATTCCGGAAGAAAAATTTGAGGAGACTATTCTGGCTTTCGGGCAGTACGAAGGCACCATATGGTCCACTATTCTCTATTTTATCGATAACGAAATTCATCACCGGGCGCAAGGTTTTGTGTATTTACGCACCCTGGGCATCGAACCGCCTTACTTTTGGCAAAGATAA
- a CDS encoding potassium-transporting ATPase subunit F: MILLLFFLALAVFGYLVYVLLRPEKF; encoded by the coding sequence ATGATATTGCTCCTGTTCTTTCTGGCTTTGGCCGTGTTCGGGTACCTGGTTTACGTTTTACTCCGGCCCGAAAAATTTTAA
- the kdpA gene encoding potassium-transporting ATPase subunit KdpA, with translation MTTELISVIITYGLTLLLAIFFGKYIARVFKGEKTFLDFLAPLERTILRFSGVDVRREMNWKQHLVALLTSNMLWFVYAMVLLITQGSLPLNPDGNPSMTPDLAFNTAISFLVNCNLQHYSGESGLTYLTQLGVITFLQFTSAATGIAALIVVFHALREKTTQNLGNFFDILLKSTTRILLPLCLVMATILVFNGTPASFAGKYSLTTLQGDSVQVSRGPAAGMIAIKHLGTNGGGWFGANSAHPLENPNYLTNMVEMVAQVLIPLALIFALGFYLNRKKLAWVIYGVMTTGFLLLLIPTIIAETNGSPAISQMGIAQQLGNMEGKEIRFGATASAYWSIVTTVISTGSVNSMHDSFMPVSGLMQLLAMMTNAFYGGCGVGILNFYIYIIIAVFISGLMVGRTPEFLGHKVEAREMKIAVLIALLHPFLILVGTALSSWTFVNYPEVAWAVKPANWLNNPGFHGFSEMLYENTSSAANNGSGFEGLGDNNIFWNVTTGFLLILGRYLPIIGPVAIAGLLANKKSIPESAGTLRTDTGTFGIMTFAVILILAALAFFPALVIGPVAEYFTLY, from the coding sequence ATGACAACTGAATTAATCAGCGTAATCATAACCTACGGCCTTACTTTGTTATTGGCCATTTTCTTCGGGAAATACATTGCCCGCGTTTTTAAAGGCGAAAAAACTTTCCTGGATTTTCTGGCCCCGCTGGAACGAACTATTCTGCGCTTTTCCGGCGTGGATGTTCGCCGCGAAATGAACTGGAAACAACATTTGGTGGCTTTGCTTACTAGTAACATGCTCTGGTTCGTGTACGCGATGGTACTATTAATAACGCAGGGCAGCTTGCCGCTCAACCCCGACGGTAACCCATCCATGACGCCCGATTTAGCTTTTAACACGGCCATTAGCTTTCTGGTGAACTGTAATTTGCAGCACTATTCCGGCGAAAGTGGCTTAACATATTTAACGCAGTTAGGCGTAATTACTTTCTTGCAATTTACATCGGCGGCTACCGGCATAGCGGCTTTAATCGTGGTGTTTCACGCGTTACGCGAGAAAACCACCCAGAACCTGGGCAACTTTTTTGATATTTTGCTGAAATCTACCACCCGTATTTTGCTGCCGCTTTGCTTGGTAATGGCCACAATTCTGGTTTTTAACGGTACGCCCGCCAGCTTTGCCGGCAAATATAGTTTAACGACCCTGCAAGGCGACAGCGTGCAGGTTTCCCGGGGGCCGGCTGCCGGTATGATTGCCATTAAACACCTGGGTACCAACGGCGGTGGCTGGTTTGGCGCCAACTCCGCGCACCCTTTAGAAAACCCGAACTACCTCACCAACATGGTAGAAATGGTGGCCCAAGTACTTATTCCGCTGGCTTTAATCTTTGCCCTGGGTTTTTACCTGAATCGCAAAAAACTGGCCTGGGTGATTTACGGCGTCATGACGACCGGCTTCCTGCTGCTTTTGATCCCGACTATTATTGCCGAAACCAACGGTAGTCCGGCCATCAGCCAGATGGGCATTGCGCAGCAACTGGGCAACATGGAAGGCAAGGAAATCCGGTTTGGCGCTACGGCTTCAGCGTATTGGAGCATAGTTACTACGGTTATTTCTACCGGCTCGGTCAACAGCATGCACGATAGCTTTATGCCGGTATCCGGATTGATGCAACTACTAGCCATGATGACCAACGCTTTTTACGGCGGCTGTGGGGTCGGAATTTTAAATTTTTACATTTATATCATTATTGCGGTGTTTATTTCGGGCTTAATGGTAGGCCGCACGCCAGAGTTTCTGGGCCATAAAGTAGAAGCCCGCGAAATGAAAATCGCTGTGCTAATAGCCTTGCTGCATCCTTTTTTGATTCTGGTCGGTACCGCTTTATCGTCCTGGACTTTTGTAAATTATCCGGAAGTAGCCTGGGCCGTGAAGCCCGCCAACTGGTTAAACAATCCCGGTTTCCACGGTTTCTCCGAAATGCTGTACGAAAACACGTCATCGGCCGCGAACAACGGTTCGGGTTTCGAAGGTTTGGGCGATAACAATATTTTCTGGAACGTAACCACCGGTTTTCTCTTAATTCTGGGCCGCTACTTACCCATTATTGGTCCGGTGGCGATTGCGGGTTTGCTGGCGAATAAAAAATCTATTCCCGAAAGTGCCGGTACGCTCCGCACCGACACCGGTACTTTTGGCATCATGACCTTCGCGGTAATCCTAATTCTGGCAGCCTTGGCATTTTTCCCCGCCCTGGTTATCGGGCCTGTTGCGGAATATTTTACGCTTTATTAA
- the kdpB gene encoding potassium-transporting ATPase subunit KdpB, whose product MTSKNTSLFQKDLVGEALQQAFVKLNPKSMFRNPVMFTVEIGTFIMLLVSGRVLISPDNTQGSFGYNCTVFLVLFLTLLFANFAEAIAEARGKAQANSLRKTREETPAVLIMPDNSQKTVSSSQLKKGDVFLVTAGELIPTDGEIMEGLATIDESAITGESAPVIREAGGDKSSVTGGTKVLSDKIKVMVTTEPGESFLDKMIALVEGASRQKTPNEIALTILLAGFTLVFVIVCVTLKPFADYANTPITIAALISLFVCLIPTTIGGLLSAIGIAGMDRALRANVITKSGKAVETAGDIDVLLLDKTGTITIGNRKATSFYARHLIDEAHFIRTSYLSSLADDTPEGKSIVELANAHKVSPINGVKLPDSAFVKFTAETRSSGVNLPDGTRIRKGAFDAIRNLTEKAGNPFPEDIAGKVKAISSNGGTPLVVSENENVVGVIELQDIIKTGISERFERLRKMGVKTVMVTGDNPLTAKFIAEKAGVDDFIAEAKPEDKMNYIKAEQAQGKLVAMMGDGTNDAPALAQADVGVAMNSGTQAAKEAGNMVDLDNDPTKLIEIVEIGKQLLMTRGTLTTFSIANDVAKYFAIVPALFIAAIPALQGLNIMRLSSPESAILSAVIFNAIIIPFLIPLALKGVEYKPIGASALLRRNLLYYGFGGVIIPFIGIKLIDMVVSLFI is encoded by the coding sequence ATGACTTCTAAAAATACTTCCTTATTTCAGAAAGACCTGGTGGGCGAAGCGCTGCAACAAGCTTTCGTGAAACTGAATCCTAAGAGCATGTTCCGCAACCCGGTCATGTTTACCGTCGAAATCGGTACGTTTATTATGCTGCTGGTAAGTGGGCGTGTTCTTATTTCGCCGGATAATACCCAGGGCAGCTTCGGGTATAATTGTACCGTGTTCCTGGTTTTATTTTTAACCTTACTGTTCGCCAATTTCGCCGAAGCCATTGCCGAAGCCCGCGGAAAAGCCCAGGCCAACAGCTTACGCAAAACCCGCGAAGAAACGCCCGCCGTACTAATAATGCCCGATAACTCGCAAAAAACAGTTTCGTCGTCGCAGTTAAAAAAAGGCGACGTGTTTCTGGTAACCGCCGGCGAACTAATCCCTACCGACGGCGAAATTATGGAAGGACTTGCCACCATCGACGAAAGCGCCATTACCGGCGAAAGCGCCCCGGTCATCCGGGAAGCGGGCGGCGATAAATCCAGCGTAACCGGCGGCACCAAAGTATTGTCGGATAAAATAAAGGTAATGGTAACCACCGAACCCGGCGAAAGCTTTCTGGACAAAATGATTGCCTTGGTAGAAGGCGCCAGCCGCCAGAAAACGCCCAACGAAATAGCTTTAACCATTTTACTAGCCGGTTTTACCTTGGTGTTCGTGATAGTGTGCGTTACTTTAAAACCTTTCGCCGATTACGCCAACACACCCATTACCATTGCTGCGCTGATCTCGCTGTTCGTGTGCTTAATCCCCACTACCATCGGAGGGCTTTTATCGGCGATTGGTATTGCGGGCATGGACCGCGCTTTGCGGGCCAACGTGATTACGAAATCCGGCAAAGCCGTAGAAACCGCCGGCGATATTGATGTGTTGCTGCTGGATAAAACCGGTACGATCACCATTGGTAACCGCAAAGCCACCAGCTTTTACGCCCGCCATTTAATCGACGAAGCGCATTTTATCCGGACCAGTTATTTAAGTTCTTTAGCCGATGATACGCCGGAAGGCAAGTCTATTGTGGAACTAGCCAACGCGCATAAGGTGAGCCCAATAAACGGCGTGAAACTACCGGATTCGGCTTTTGTAAAATTCACCGCCGAAACCCGCAGCAGCGGCGTCAACCTGCCGGACGGCACCCGCATCCGCAAAGGCGCTTTTGATGCCATCCGTAACCTTACCGAGAAAGCCGGTAATCCTTTCCCGGAAGACATTGCCGGGAAAGTAAAAGCTATCTCCAGCAACGGTGGCACTCCGCTGGTAGTCAGCGAAAACGAAAACGTAGTGGGCGTAATTGAATTGCAGGATATTATAAAAACCGGTATTTCCGAACGCTTTGAGCGCTTGCGCAAAATGGGCGTTAAAACCGTAATGGTAACCGGCGACAACCCTTTAACCGCCAAATTTATCGCCGAAAAAGCGGGCGTCGATGATTTTATTGCCGAAGCCAAGCCGGAGGATAAAATGAATTACATTAAAGCCGAGCAAGCCCAGGGCAAACTGGTAGCCATGATGGGCGACGGCACCAACGACGCCCCCGCTTTAGCGCAAGCCGACGTAGGCGTAGCCATGAACTCCGGCACCCAGGCCGCCAAAGAAGCCGGCAATATGGTAGACCTGGATAACGACCCCACCAAGCTCATCGAGATTGTGGAAATCGGCAAACAACTGCTCATGACCCGTGGTACGCTTACTACTTTTTCCATTGCCAACGATGTCGCCAAGTATTTTGCCATTGTCCCGGCTTTGTTTATCGCGGCCATTCCGGCTTTGCAAGGCTTAAACATCATGCGGCTCAGTAGCCCCGAAAGCGCCATACTCTCGGCAGTAATTTTTAACGCGATTATTATTCCGTTTCTAATTCCGCTGGCTTTAAAAGGTGTGGAATACAAACCCATTGGCGCCAGTGCCTTGCTGCGCCGCAACTTGCTTTACTACGGTTTCGGCGGCGTGATCATTCCGTTCATCGGCATTAAGCTAATTGATATGGTAGTATCCTTGTTTATTTAA
- a CDS encoding K(+)-transporting ATPase subunit C gives MKTYLMPSLKLTFVLLLICSVIYPLVVAGIGKLAPGKGDGVKLMYNGRVVGYENVGQSFTKPQYFHGRPSAVDYNAAGSAGSNKGPTNPDYLAVVKARVDTFLLQNPTVKRADVPSELVTASGSGLDPDLSVAAATVQINRVATVRNLPVTQVAKLVKQQTQVPLLGFLGPEKINVLKLNIALDELAAAGK, from the coding sequence ATGAAAACGTATTTAATGCCTTCTTTAAAATTAACCTTCGTGCTGCTGCTTATTTGCAGTGTAATTTATCCACTGGTTGTAGCTGGTATTGGTAAACTAGCGCCCGGAAAGGGAGATGGAGTCAAACTCATGTATAATGGCCGGGTAGTCGGTTACGAAAACGTTGGTCAGTCTTTCACAAAGCCGCAATATTTTCACGGCCGTCCCAGTGCGGTAGATTACAATGCTGCTGGTTCGGCGGGTTCCAATAAAGGCCCTACTAATCCGGATTATCTGGCAGTAGTAAAAGCCCGTGTAGATACATTTCTGCTGCAAAACCCCACTGTAAAACGCGCCGACGTACCCAGCGAATTAGTAACCGCATCCGGCAGCGGCTTAGACCCGGATTTGTCTGTAGCCGCTGCTACGGTACAAATTAACCGGGTAGCAACTGTCCGTAACTTACCCGTGACGCAAGTAGCAAAATTAGTAAAACAACAAACTCAAGTGCCTTTGTTGGGTTTTCTGGGACCGGAAAAAATTAACGTTCTAAAATTAAACATAGCCTTGGATGAGTTAGCTGCTGCCGGTAAGTAA
- a CDS encoding porin — protein MKFIYILLSLITSQITYAQTDTVSTTTKLTFSGFADVYYAYDFNKPVSHERPGFLYNHSRHNEFNVNLAFLKAAYTSNKVRGTLALMAGTYAQYNLAAEQELLKNIFEANAGVQLAPKLWLDAGIFASHIGLESAISKDNYTLTRSLAAENTPYYESGAKLTYEAGSKWIFTGLVLNGWQNIREPEGNSSKAIGTQIQFKPTDKILLNSSTFIGNEKPDSVKQQRYFHDFYAIFQISEQFKLAAIFDIGAEKRADSGGSGNYTGNTYNTWFNPTLLLHYNFTDKVGLGARAEYYHDPNNVIIASGTRNGFKTFGYSLNLDYAPVTKVLLRLEGRLLDSEDAVFTRDNRAVDESLAITSSLAILF, from the coding sequence ATGAAATTTATTTACATCCTTTTATCATTGATTACTTCCCAAATTACCTACGCCCAAACCGATACGGTAAGCACTACGACTAAATTAACTTTTAGCGGTTTTGCCGATGTGTATTACGCCTATGATTTTAATAAACCGGTCAGTCACGAACGCCCCGGCTTTTTGTACAACCACAGCCGGCACAACGAATTTAACGTGAACCTGGCTTTTCTAAAAGCAGCGTATACTTCCAATAAGGTACGCGGTACTCTGGCGCTTATGGCTGGTACTTATGCCCAATATAATTTAGCCGCCGAACAGGAATTATTAAAAAATATTTTTGAAGCGAATGCGGGTGTGCAGTTAGCGCCCAAGCTTTGGCTCGATGCCGGTATTTTTGCGTCCCATATTGGTTTGGAAAGCGCGATCTCCAAAGATAACTATACCTTAACCCGCAGTTTGGCCGCCGAAAATACGCCTTACTACGAAAGTGGAGCAAAATTAACTTACGAAGCGGGCAGTAAATGGATATTTACCGGGTTAGTGCTAAACGGCTGGCAAAACATCCGGGAACCGGAAGGAAACTCCAGTAAAGCCATTGGTACGCAAATTCAGTTTAAACCTACCGACAAAATTCTACTAAATTCCAGTACGTTTATCGGGAACGAGAAGCCCGACAGTGTAAAACAGCAGCGCTATTTTCACGATTTTTACGCTATATTCCAGATAAGTGAACAGTTTAAACTGGCCGCTATTTTTGATATTGGAGCCGAGAAGCGGGCAGATAGCGGCGGCAGCGGCAACTACACCGGCAATACCTATAATACCTGGTTTAATCCTACTTTATTGCTGCATTACAATTTCACGGATAAAGTAGGCTTGGGGGCCCGTGCCGAGTATTACCACGATCCGAACAACGTAATTATTGCCAGCGGTACCAGAAATGGATTTAAAACGTTTGGCTATTCTCTGAACCTGGATTACGCGCCGGTTACAAAGGTGTTGTTACGCCTGGAAGGTCGCCTGCTCGACAGCGAAGATGCTGTTTTTACCCGCGATAACCGGGCCGTAGATGAATCCCTGGCGATTACTTCCTCGCTAGCCATTCTGTTTTAA
- a CDS encoding sensor protein KdpD, whose amino-acid sequence MPEQEQSVQHFLDLIQKSKRGKFKIYIGMSAGVGKTYRMLQEAHALLKNNIDVQIGYIETHNRPETHQLLAGLPFIARRTLFYKGKELAEMDVAAILTIHPEVVLVDELAHTNLEGSKNEKRWQDVVELLNAGINVISAVNIQHLESLNAEIEAITGIQIKERVPDRVLRLADEVVNIDLTAEELITRLKEGKIYDPSKIEIALNNFFKTEKILQLREMALREVAHQVERKIEAEIPATQQLRPERFMACISTNEASARKMIRKTARLASYYHSSWLVLYVQTGREAGDKIGLAAQRHLINNLKLATQLGAEVIKIKNDDVAQAIADTATQKQITTVCIGRPHLSFVQYIFKQSIFSKLLQQLPPGTDLIILA is encoded by the coding sequence ATGCCGGAACAAGAGCAATCGGTGCAGCATTTTCTCGATTTGATTCAGAAATCGAAGCGGGGGAAATTTAAAATTTACATCGGCATGAGCGCCGGCGTGGGCAAAACCTACCGGATGCTGCAAGAAGCGCACGCCCTGCTTAAAAATAACATCGACGTACAGATTGGTTACATCGAAACCCATAACCGCCCGGAAACCCACCAGTTATTAGCTGGTTTACCCTTTATTGCGCGCCGGACGCTTTTCTACAAAGGCAAAGAACTCGCGGAAATGGATGTAGCGGCTATTCTAACCATTCACCCGGAAGTGGTGCTGGTGGATGAACTGGCGCATACTAACCTGGAAGGCTCTAAAAATGAAAAACGCTGGCAAGACGTAGTAGAATTATTAAACGCTGGTATTAATGTTATCAGCGCCGTTAACATTCAACATCTGGAAAGTTTGAACGCCGAGATAGAAGCAATTACCGGCATCCAAATAAAAGAACGAGTACCCGACCGTGTGCTCCGGCTCGCCGACGAAGTGGTAAACATTGATCTAACAGCCGAAGAGCTAATAACGCGGTTAAAAGAAGGTAAAATTTACGATCCATCGAAAATTGAGATTGCGCTGAACAACTTTTTTAAAACCGAGAAAATTTTGCAGCTCCGCGAAATGGCTTTACGCGAAGTGGCCCACCAGGTAGAACGTAAAATTGAAGCCGAAATACCCGCTACTCAGCAACTACGGCCCGAACGGTTTATGGCTTGTATTAGTACCAACGAGGCTTCGGCCAGGAAAATGATTCGCAAAACGGCCCGCCTGGCTTCTTATTACCATTCGTCTTGGCTGGTATTGTACGTACAAACGGGCCGCGAAGCGGGCGATAAAATTGGCTTAGCGGCACAGCGGCATTTAATTAACAACTTAAAATTAGCTACCCAGCTCGGGGCCGAAGTAATAAAAATAAAAAACGACGATGTGGCACAAGCAATAGCCGATACCGCTACCCAAAAGCAAATTACTACTGTTTGCATTGGCCGACCCCATTTAAGTTTTGTGCAATATATTTTTAAGCAAAGTATATTCAGCAAATTATTGCAGCAATTACCGCCCGGAACCGATCTGATTATTTTAGCCTGA
- a CDS encoding HAMP domain-containing sensor histidine kinase codes for MTIKTKLSLGLSFLFAVILLLAGLGAHYANRLAAEAKEVLKDNYETLEYGKNMLQATDVFLLADSTRYAAAFKNFKKNLQDQLNNLTEPGEQAITIAIKENFDLLRLRQTAFQKQGAPTIPKIIAQIRQDVFRLTDLNMQAIVRKNKIAQQTADRVIMYLVLIGTFSILVTLTFTLNFPGYIANPIRELTASIKQIANRNYEQRLHFKAQDEFGELAEAFNQMARKLDEYEHSNLARIIFEKRRIETIINNMSDAIIGLDEKQIILFANNEATLLLGLTEADLIGQYAPDVALHNDLLRHLLAVKEAAPLQIFNDGKESYFTQDIIQINSSGTATEAEKLIGQVIILKNITQFRELDLAKTNFIATISHELKTPIASIKMSLKLLRDHRIGAVNQEQQKLMEHITEDSDRLLRITGELLNLAQVETGNIQLHYRQTQPAEIIHYATQAILFQAEQKQVKLETNLPNELPPVNCDLEKTAWVLVNFLSNAIRYSPDQARIIISAGYVTSASNRFVRFSVQDFGRGIDARYKDRIFDKFFQVPDADSIKGGTGLGLAISKEFITTQGGTIWVESELGEGSTFSFRLPVI; via the coding sequence ATGACCATAAAAACCAAACTCTCGCTTGGCCTAAGTTTCTTGTTTGCGGTTATTTTGTTGTTAGCCGGTTTAGGCGCCCATTATGCCAACCGCCTCGCCGCCGAAGCAAAAGAAGTATTAAAAGATAATTACGAAACCCTGGAATATGGTAAAAACATGCTGCAAGCCACCGATGTGTTTTTACTCGCCGATTCCACCAGATACGCTGCAGCATTTAAAAATTTTAAAAAAAATCTGCAGGACCAGCTCAATAACTTAACAGAACCAGGCGAACAAGCCATTACCATTGCCATTAAAGAAAACTTTGACCTTTTAAGGTTAAGGCAAACAGCTTTCCAAAAGCAGGGTGCACCCACTATCCCTAAAATAATCGCGCAAATTCGGCAAGATGTATTTCGGCTCACGGATTTGAACATGCAGGCCATTGTCCGGAAAAATAAAATAGCGCAGCAAACCGCCGACCGGGTAATTATGTACCTGGTGCTAATTGGCACTTTCAGTATTCTGGTTACACTTACATTTACGCTTAATTTTCCGGGGTACATTGCTAACCCTATCCGGGAGCTAACCGCCAGTATCAAACAAATTGCCAACCGGAATTACGAGCAACGCCTGCACTTTAAAGCCCAGGACGAGTTTGGCGAATTAGCCGAAGCCTTTAACCAAATGGCTCGCAAACTCGACGAGTACGAACACAGCAACCTGGCCCGCATTATTTTTGAAAAACGCCGCATCGAAACCATTATCAACAACATGTCGGATGCTATTATCGGGCTGGATGAAAAGCAAATCATCTTGTTTGCCAATAACGAAGCTACCTTACTGTTGGGCTTAACCGAAGCCGATTTAATTGGCCAATACGCGCCCGATGTAGCTTTACATAACGATTTGCTGCGGCACCTGCTGGCGGTAAAGGAAGCGGCCCCGCTGCAAATTTTTAACGATGGCAAAGAAAGTTATTTCACCCAGGACATTATTCAGATAAACTCGTCCGGTACCGCTACCGAAGCCGAAAAACTGATTGGTCAGGTAATTATTTTAAAAAATATCACCCAGTTCCGGGAGCTCGACCTGGCTAAAACTAATTTTATCGCCACTATTTCGCACGAACTTAAAACGCCGATTGCCTCCATTAAAATGAGTTTAAAATTGCTGCGCGACCACCGCATTGGCGCCGTAAACCAGGAGCAGCAAAAATTAATGGAGCACATTACCGAAGACAGCGACCGCTTGCTGCGGATTACCGGCGAGTTGTTAAATTTAGCGCAAGTAGAAACCGGCAATATTCAGCTGCATTACCGGCAAACCCAACCTGCCGAAATCATCCATTATGCTACTCAAGCTATTTTATTTCAGGCAGAGCAAAAGCAGGTAAAACTGGAAACCAATCTGCCAAACGAGTTGCCCCCGGTAAACTGCGATTTAGAAAAAACCGCCTGGGTGCTGGTTAATTTTTTATCGAATGCCATTCGCTACAGCCCGGACCAAGCCCGCATTATTATCAGCGCGGGTTACGTTACCTCGGCCAGTAACCGCTTTGTGCGGTTTTCGGTGCAGGATTTTGGCCGGGGCATTGATGCCCGCTACAAAGACCGGATTTTCGATAAATTTTTTCAGGTACCCGATGCCGATTCTATTAAAGGAGGCACTGGTTTGGGCTTAGCTATTTCTAAAGAATTTATAACAACGCAAGGTGGTACCATCTGGGTAGAAAGCGAGTTGGGCGAAGGTTCTACCTTTAGTTTTCGTTTGCCGGTAATTTAA